The Clostridium sp. AWRP genome has a window encoding:
- a CDS encoding GH25 family lysozyme has protein sequence MKGIDVYEGDNISDWNVIKNTDGIDVVIQKATQGISHIDSLLSYRYPRIRQAGLKLGFYHFANGDNPIAEAQHFLSAISDLKSDTVLWLDIEGEENWSKSHAINFTNVFIKYVQSQGYKLGIYSGYAFYKDYLEGNIPEVPLWLASYGKQPPLYPDRASWQYSESGELRGAVGAVDLDYFLEDIFTGDIISNKFVDQIKALQYNLNLDYNAGLYVDGNADSKTMAALRGIQDIIVKGHRSHVVLWIQQKLEGYGYLKKDSYTPMIYDEATFQAVTNMQKNWGKSTDGILGQETWSIFLNN, from the coding sequence ATGAAAGGGATAGACGTATATGAAGGAGATAACATTTCAGATTGGAATGTTATTAAAAATACAGATGGCATTGATGTAGTAATTCAGAAGGCAACGCAGGGCATATCTCATATAGATAGCCTATTAAGTTACAGGTATCCTAGAATCAGACAGGCAGGTCTTAAACTAGGTTTTTATCATTTTGCTAATGGAGATAATCCGATAGCAGAGGCACAGCACTTTTTATCGGCAATTTCAGACTTAAAGAGTGATACTGTTTTATGGCTGGATATAGAGGGTGAGGAGAACTGGAGCAAAAGCCATGCAATCAATTTTACAAATGTATTTATCAAATATGTACAATCACAAGGATATAAGTTAGGAATATATTCTGGATACGCATTTTATAAAGATTATTTGGAAGGTAATATTCCAGAAGTTCCACTTTGGCTTGCCAGTTATGGCAAACAGCCGCCCTTATATCCAGACAGAGCATCATGGCAGTACAGCGAATCTGGAGAACTTAGAGGTGCAGTAGGTGCAGTAGACTTAGATTATTTTCTTGAAGACATATTTACTGGAGATATTATATCTAATAAGTTTGTAGATCAGATAAAAGCACTTCAGTATAATCTAAACTTGGACTATAATGCAGGATTATATGTAGATGGAAATGCAGATTCTAAAACAATGGCAGCATTAAGAGGTATACAAGATATTATTGTTAAAGGTCACAGATCTCATGTAGTATTGTGGATACAACAAAAGCTAGAAGGCTATGGTTATTTGAAAAAAGACAGTTATACTCCAATGATTTATGATGAGGCTACGTTCCAGGCTGTGACCAATATGCAAAAGAACTGGGGCAAAAGTACAGATGGAATTTTAGGACAAGAAACGTGGAGCATATTTTTAAACAATTAA
- a CDS encoding EAL domain-containing protein gives MYGILFSISFAVSIILLVLLYRVKNAAITKLLIISTVLVSLWLLMEILSYYIKTNEIAILFQKIEFISIVFISPLYLLIINEYANRNRKDLYFILLIFIIPILSLLSLISNSIPYKFMSHVSMSYINGIPILLYVPNIGFYINLIYTYCSILIGCYILMVRSLNSPKLYRRQSTFIFIGTIISIGLNFLFISSNSKLVFIDATPICILLTLIVLYWGIFHMPKLVMVPIARDLLVENIKDIVIIVDSSNKIIDINPAGIKLIMSFKNKKSNIKREMNFIGIKINDLLEFVPNIKHVATISDTSSEYTITFNFNNRTFYYRVYKSSIFDTDKSEIGRLFTFHNITKMQEYTNNLKQLNDELLISYRIIGTAMEGVLITDASGNIIKVNDSFQRISGYKKEYLIGKNPRILKSGRHNKKFYLNMWQNLIANGYWEGEIWNKAKNGKLYPKWMSITSLNGSDGTVENYIAISTDISKLKMTEDKLHNLAYYDPLTGIPNRTLFYERLERALIRGNDNKKAVALLFMDLDGFKFINDSLGHAAGDLLLKKVAFRIKSNIRKSDTVSRLGGDEFTVILENVENQEYVKTIAQSIINKILIPYNILDQEITLGVSIGISMAPYDECTVEGLIRKADAAMYDAKESGKGIYSFSSKEIERKNHEILEMHIRLTTALRNNEFSLYLQPQTAFDGNDFKVVGAEALIRWETADGKIFTPDKFIPISESNRMIIPIGNWILEEIFRIDKVLKSSGINIKLSINISSKQFENNNLVSKIREIFKDNSSQNIDLTIEITESFLLQNIEEAIQNLLEIKELGIGISIDDFGTGFSSLSYLTHLPVDYLKIDKSFIDDIANINHKNITPSIISMAKTLNLKTVAEGVETQEQINRLIDEGCDELQGYYFSRPLTVSDFIKYVKQYNINKN, from the coding sequence ATGTATGGAATTTTATTCAGTATAAGTTTTGCAGTTTCTATAATTTTATTAGTTCTTCTGTATAGAGTAAAAAATGCTGCCATCACAAAGTTATTGATCATAAGTACTGTGCTTGTTTCTTTATGGCTTTTAATGGAAATACTTAGCTATTATATAAAAACAAACGAAATTGCAATTCTATTTCAGAAGATAGAATTTATCAGTATAGTATTTATATCACCACTTTACCTGTTAATAATAAATGAATATGCTAATAGAAATAGAAAAGATCTTTACTTTATTTTATTAATTTTTATTATACCAATATTATCATTACTGTCTTTAATTTCTAACAGTATACCCTACAAATTTATGTCACATGTTAGTATGTCATATATTAATGGTATTCCCATATTGTTATACGTGCCAAATATCGGATTCTACATTAATCTCATTTATACCTACTGCAGCATTTTGATTGGATGCTATATTCTCATGGTAAGATCACTAAATTCTCCAAAATTATATCGCAGACAAAGTACATTTATTTTTATAGGTACAATTATATCAATCGGGCTCAACTTTTTGTTTATTAGTTCTAATTCAAAATTAGTCTTTATAGATGCTACTCCTATTTGCATACTATTAACATTGATTGTATTATACTGGGGAATATTTCATATGCCCAAGTTAGTAATGGTACCAATTGCCAGAGATCTTCTAGTAGAAAATATTAAAGACATTGTTATTATAGTAGATTCTTCTAACAAAATAATAGATATCAATCCAGCAGGCATTAAACTTATAATGTCTTTCAAAAATAAAAAATCTAATATTAAACGAGAGATGAATTTTATAGGAATAAAAATTAATGACCTATTAGAATTCGTACCAAATATAAAACACGTTGCTACAATAAGTGATACAAGCAGCGAATATACAATTACTTTTAACTTCAACAATAGAACTTTTTACTATAGAGTATATAAATCTTCTATTTTTGATACAGATAAATCTGAAATTGGCAGATTATTTACCTTTCACAATATAACTAAAATGCAGGAATACACTAATAACCTTAAACAACTAAATGATGAATTATTAATTTCATATAGAATAATCGGCACTGCCATGGAAGGTGTATTGATAACAGATGCTTCTGGAAATATTATCAAAGTGAATGATTCTTTTCAAAGAATATCGGGGTATAAAAAAGAATATTTAATTGGAAAAAACCCTAGAATACTTAAATCCGGCCGTCACAATAAAAAATTCTATTTAAATATGTGGCAAAATTTAATTGCTAATGGTTATTGGGAAGGTGAAATTTGGAATAAAGCCAAAAATGGAAAACTATATCCTAAATGGATGTCAATAACATCTTTGAATGGATCGGATGGGACTGTAGAAAATTACATTGCTATTTCTACAGACATTAGTAAACTAAAAATGACAGAAGATAAACTTCACAATCTTGCCTATTATGACCCATTAACGGGTATACCAAATAGGACTCTCTTTTATGAAAGACTTGAGAGGGCACTTATAAGAGGTAATGACAACAAAAAAGCAGTAGCTTTGCTATTTATGGATTTAGATGGTTTTAAATTCATTAATGACTCCTTAGGTCATGCAGCTGGAGATTTACTTCTTAAAAAAGTCGCATTCCGCATTAAATCCAATATTCGAAAATCTGATACTGTATCAAGATTAGGAGGAGATGAGTTTACTGTAATACTTGAAAACGTAGAAAATCAAGAATATGTAAAAACTATAGCACAATCTATCATTAATAAAATACTCATTCCTTATAATATACTTGACCAGGAAATAACTTTAGGAGTAAGTATAGGAATATCCATGGCACCCTATGATGAATGTACTGTTGAAGGCTTAATTAGAAAAGCAGATGCTGCAATGTATGACGCAAAGGAATCCGGAAAAGGAATATATTCTTTTTCGTCAAAGGAAATTGAAAGGAAAAATCATGAAATTCTTGAAATGCACATAAGATTGACTACAGCGCTGCGCAATAATGAATTTAGTTTATATCTTCAGCCGCAAACTGCTTTTGACGGAAATGACTTTAAAGTAGTTGGTGCTGAAGCCCTTATTAGGTGGGAAACAGCAGATGGTAAAATATTTACACCAGATAAATTCATACCTATATCTGAAAGCAATAGAATGATAATACCTATTGGTAACTGGATATTAGAAGAAATTTTTAGAATTGATAAAGTATTAAAAAGCAGTGGTATTAATATTAAATTATCAATTAACATTTCATCAAAACAATTTGAAAATAACAATTTAGTTTCAAAAATTAGAGAAATTTTCAAAGATAATAGTTCTCAAAATATTGATTTAACAATTGAAATAACAGAGAGTTTTTTGCTGCAGAATATTGAAGAAGCAATACAAAACTTGCTGGAAATAAAGGAATTAGGAATTGGTATTTCAATAGATGACTTCGGCACAGGGTTTTCTTCCCTGAGTTATTTAACTCATTTGCCTGTAGATTATTTAAAAATTGATAAATCCTTCATAGACGATATTGCAAATATAAATCACAAGAATATTACCCCAAGTATTATTTCTATGGCAAAAACTCTTAATCTAAAAACCGTTGCAGAGGGTGTAGAAACACAGGAACAAATTAACAGATTAATTGATGAAGGATGTGATGAACTTCAGGGATATTATTTTAGCAGACCTCTTACTGTTAGTGATTTTATCAAATATGTAAAGCAATATAACATTAATAAAAATTAA
- a CDS encoding XkdX family protein translates to MDWFVFCKYYYDLGIANKDNLKIYIARGKITAEEYKQITGMDYEA, encoded by the coding sequence ATGGATTGGTTTGTATTTTGCAAGTATTATTATGATTTGGGTATAGCAAATAAAGATAATTTAAAAATCTATATAGCTAGAGGGAAAATAACAGCGGAAGAATATAAACAAATAACGGGTATGGATTATGAGGCATAA
- a CDS encoding GGDEF domain-containing protein → MEKVNTNNKSISMNTLINTMSIFKTLYDVIRIVNPVKKQLLDLKLNKVNELESSCYNLWRMGKVCSNCVSARAYNEKETFVKIEYTGTKVYMITAIPLEVDNLPVVLELLKDVTKSGVIENIENKDSDTIRHAVNHINELIVLDPLTQVFNKRFIYERLPADIINSLLNNRPLSLIMADIDFFKKVNDTYGHVAGDEVLKVVASILSGSVRKDVDWTARYGGEEFIICLKNASKDTAVKVAEKMRKAIENTIINYEGASIKVTASFGVKTLFDENLNEEDLIKEVDQKLYEAKNAGRNKVIA, encoded by the coding sequence ATGGAAAAAGTTAATACAAATAATAAAAGTATTAGTATGAATACATTAATTAACACCATGTCAATATTTAAGACGTTGTATGACGTAATTAGGATAGTAAACCCAGTAAAAAAGCAATTATTAGATTTAAAGTTAAACAAGGTTAATGAATTGGAATCTTCTTGTTATAACCTTTGGAGGATGGGAAAAGTATGTAGTAATTGTGTTTCTGCCAGAGCCTATAATGAAAAAGAAACTTTTGTAAAAATAGAGTACACTGGCACAAAAGTCTACATGATCACTGCTATACCACTTGAAGTTGATAATTTACCAGTAGTTCTTGAACTTCTCAAGGATGTAACTAAAAGTGGAGTTATAGAAAATATAGAAAATAAAGATAGTGACACTATACGCCATGCAGTAAATCATATAAATGAACTAATAGTATTAGATCCTCTTACACAAGTTTTTAATAAGCGATTTATATACGAAAGACTTCCAGCTGACATAATAAATAGCTTATTAAACAATAGGCCGTTGTCATTAATAATGGCAGATATAGATTTTTTCAAAAAAGTAAATGACACTTATGGACATGTAGCTGGAGATGAAGTCCTTAAAGTGGTTGCTTCTATACTTAGTGGTTCTGTTAGAAAAGATGTAGATTGGACAGCCCGTTATGGTGGAGAAGAATTTATAATTTGTTTAAAAAATGCAAGTAAAGATACAGCAGTAAAAGTTGCTGAAAAGATGAGAAAAGCAATAGAAAACACTATAATTAATTATGAAGGTGCCTCTATAAAAGTCACTGCAAGCTTTGGCGTTAAAACATTATTTGATGAGAACCTTAATGAAGAAGATCTAATAAAAGAAGTAGACCAAAAATTATACGAAGCTAAAAATGCTGGAAGAAATAAAGTAATAGCATAA
- a CDS encoding Type 1 glutamine amidotransferase-like domain-containing protein, with amino-acid sequence MVNMLFSLYNFNDTWAKDAVSKYINCSNKVLIIPFSFGENIKNNVDWQNEFGKDNGNHYKAIIKPFLSCGIKEKNINCINYFEDTEGNAKNKIKNSDILFFTGGLPDKMMYRLNEFDLINEIENFTGTIIGSSAGAMIQIKEYHITPDEDYDTFSYNEGLNFIKDFDIEVHYKGTEVQKNYINKVLNEKTDTVYAIKNTGGIIVDNNSINLLGDTQTFSR; translated from the coding sequence ATGGTAAATATGTTATTTAGCTTATATAATTTTAATGATACTTGGGCAAAAGATGCAGTATCAAAATATATAAATTGTAGTAATAAGGTTCTAATAATCCCATTTTCTTTTGGTGAAAACATAAAAAACAATGTGGATTGGCAGAATGAGTTTGGCAAAGATAATGGCAATCATTATAAAGCTATCATAAAACCTTTTTTAAGCTGCGGAATCAAAGAAAAAAATATAAACTGTATAAATTATTTTGAAGATACAGAGGGAAACGCAAAAAACAAAATAAAAAACAGTGATATACTATTTTTTACTGGAGGTCTTCCTGATAAAATGATGTACCGTTTAAATGAATTTGATTTAATAAATGAAATTGAAAATTTTACTGGAACAATTATTGGCAGTAGTGCTGGAGCAATGATTCAGATAAAAGAGTATCATATCACTCCCGATGAAGATTACGACACATTCTCATATAATGAAGGATTAAACTTCATTAAAGATTTTGACATTGAAGTTCATTATAAAGGAACAGAAGTACAAAAAAACTATATAAATAAAGTACTAAATGAAAAAACAGATACAGTATATGCAATTAAAAATACTGGCGGAATAATTGTTGATAATAATTCCATTAATTTATTGGGAGACACCCAGACATTTAGCAGATAA
- the polC gene encoding DNA polymerase III subunit alpha, whose product MKKINEIFSDYETEGNISAAIVESVALSKKTKTLEMKINSDKYIEIKEIQRLNKFIRERFSLKNSKIAVKYAEDTDKKPIEDELKNIIFLVADKHPALRAVLLNNSEYEVNENTINFNLKISVSEFLKSMNYDKKISKAIKSMYGTEYKINFVDKLGSKELIKFEEDKRESEMLFIKKEINSIRSNNVSKLPNKPVEKNQEMKTETHRKKANNPFLIFGRSSSIREPVVKITDITPDEGKIAIQGEISNMESKELRSGKILISFDLYDGSSSMTCKVFCKPGEDSEVLSRLKNAKGIRLSGNSGYSKFSQEIEIIANTIIETEGMKRVQRQDKSEVKRVELHMHTQMSQMDAMTSATDLIKRAMSWGMKSIAITDHGVVQAFPEAHKLLGRDNPDMKIIYGVEAYLAPDKKPSVVNPKGQIIDTTYCVLDLETTGFSPVTEKITEIGIMKIKDGKVIDTFSTFVNPEKPIPLRVVEVTNITDDMVRNAETIEQVFPKMLDFIKDSVLVAHNAEFDVGFLKHNARILGCDFDFTYVDTLSLAQEVFPDFKTYKLGRIAKNLGIKVEVAHRALDDVATTVKVFNVMIEKLKERGAEDLKDIDVYGRDEAAKKEEYKKLKTYHAIILAKDYVGLKNLYKLVSYSHLDYFYKKPRILKSMYKKYSEGLILGSACSEGELYQAILLGKSDEEIEELAKGYDYLEIQPLGNNDYLVTTEQVPGKEYLEEINKKIVALGEKLNKLVVATGDVHFMDPEDEIYRRILEAGQGFKDADNQAPLYLKTTEEMLEEFSYLGKEKAYEVVVTNTNKISDMCEPISPISPEKCPPHIDGCEQTIKDIAYEKAHELYGDPLPEIVQSRLDRELESIIKNGFSVMYIIAQKLVWKSNEDGYLVGSRGSVGSSFVANMTGITEVNSLPPHYRCPKCKYSDFSDYGVKNGFDLPDKVCPVCGEKLAKDGIDIPFETFLGFNGDKEPDIDLNFSGEYQAKAHKYTEVIFGKGTTFKAGTIGTIAEKTAFGYVKKYFDEKNVPVNKAEITRIAAGCTGIKRTTGQHPGGIIVVPKGREIFEFCPVQHPADDPNSDIITTHFDYHSIDQNLLKLDILGHDDPTVIRMLQDITGVNPHEIPMDDKETMSIFSSTEALGVTPEQINSKVGTFGIPEFGTKFVRGMLVDTMPKAFSDLICISGLSHGTDVWLGNAKDLIDDGIVTLSEAICTRDDIMIYLIKKGLPPNSSFKIMELVRKGKVSKQPEKWAEYEALMREHKVPEWYIDSCKKIKYMFPKAHAAAYVMMAFRIAWFKVHIPKAYYAAYFTIRAKAFDSEFMIFGKEKVIEKMREIQIMGNQATPKDKDMYDDLEIVLEMYERGFKFLPIDLYKSHSTKFIVEEDGLRPPINSISGMGNIAAESIFSAAQEEPFSSIEDVKKRAKIGNSAVDLLKKFGCLKGLPESDQISFFDVI is encoded by the coding sequence ATGAAGAAAATAAATGAAATTTTTAGTGATTATGAAACAGAAGGTAACATAAGTGCTGCCATTGTAGAATCTGTAGCCTTAAGTAAAAAAACTAAAACTTTAGAAATGAAAATTAACTCAGATAAGTATATTGAAATAAAAGAAATCCAGCGCCTTAATAAATTTATAAGAGAAAGATTTTCACTAAAGAATTCTAAAATTGCTGTAAAGTATGCTGAAGATACAGATAAAAAACCCATAGAAGATGAATTGAAAAATATTATATTTTTGGTAGCAGATAAGCATCCTGCTTTGAGAGCAGTACTCTTAAATAATAGTGAATATGAAGTGAATGAGAATACCATAAACTTTAATTTAAAAATCTCAGTATCAGAATTTTTAAAATCTATGAATTATGATAAAAAGATCTCTAAGGCTATAAAAAGCATGTACGGTACAGAATATAAAATAAACTTTGTTGATAAATTAGGAAGTAAAGAATTAATAAAGTTTGAAGAGGATAAACGTGAAAGCGAAATGCTGTTTATTAAGAAGGAAATTAATAGTATACGAAGCAATAATGTTTCTAAATTGCCCAATAAGCCTGTAGAAAAAAATCAGGAAATGAAAACAGAAACTCATAGGAAAAAGGCTAATAATCCATTCTTGATATTTGGCAGAAGTAGTAGTATTAGGGAACCTGTAGTAAAAATTACTGATATTACACCAGATGAGGGTAAAATAGCTATACAGGGCGAAATATCCAATATGGAATCAAAGGAACTCCGAAGCGGAAAAATATTGATTTCTTTTGATTTATATGATGGTTCAAGTTCCATGACTTGTAAAGTATTTTGCAAGCCTGGTGAAGACAGTGAGGTATTATCCAGACTTAAAAATGCTAAGGGTATTAGGCTTTCTGGAAATTCAGGTTATAGCAAGTTTTCTCAGGAAATTGAGATTATTGCCAATACTATAATTGAAACAGAAGGCATGAAGAGAGTTCAGCGACAAGATAAATCTGAGGTGAAGAGGGTAGAACTTCATATGCATACCCAAATGAGCCAGATGGATGCTATGACCAGTGCTACTGATTTAATTAAAAGAGCCATGAGCTGGGGGATGAAATCAATTGCTATAACAGATCATGGAGTAGTTCAGGCTTTTCCTGAAGCACATAAACTTTTAGGAAGAGATAATCCAGATATGAAGATTATATATGGAGTTGAGGCCTATCTGGCACCGGATAAAAAGCCATCTGTAGTAAACCCTAAAGGGCAGATTATTGATACTACCTATTGTGTATTGGATTTGGAAACCACAGGATTTTCGCCAGTAACAGAAAAAATTACTGAAATAGGAATCATGAAAATCAAGGATGGAAAGGTAATAGACACATTCAGCACTTTTGTAAACCCTGAAAAGCCAATTCCGTTAAGAGTTGTAGAGGTTACAAATATAACTGATGATATGGTAAGAAATGCAGAAACCATAGAACAGGTATTTCCTAAAATGCTGGATTTTATTAAGGATAGTGTTTTGGTTGCACATAATGCTGAATTTGATGTGGGATTCTTAAAGCATAATGCCAGGATTTTAGGTTGTGATTTTGATTTTACATATGTAGATACCTTGTCCTTAGCACAGGAGGTCTTCCCTGATTTTAAGACCTATAAATTAGGGAGAATTGCTAAAAACCTTGGTATAAAGGTGGAAGTTGCCCATAGAGCTTTGGATGATGTGGCAACTACTGTTAAGGTGTTTAATGTAATGATTGAAAAGTTAAAAGAAAGGGGAGCAGAAGACCTTAAAGATATAGATGTATATGGGCGTGATGAGGCAGCTAAAAAGGAAGAGTATAAAAAGCTTAAAACTTACCATGCAATAATACTAGCGAAAGATTATGTAGGATTAAAGAATTTATATAAGCTGGTGTCTTATTCTCATTTGGATTATTTCTATAAAAAACCTCGTATATTAAAGAGTATGTATAAAAAATATTCTGAGGGTTTAATTCTTGGTAGTGCCTGCAGTGAAGGGGAGTTGTATCAAGCAATACTACTTGGAAAATCCGATGAAGAAATTGAAGAATTAGCAAAAGGATACGATTATTTGGAGATCCAGCCTCTAGGAAATAATGATTATTTAGTAACGACAGAGCAGGTACCTGGTAAAGAATATCTAGAGGAAATTAATAAAAAAATTGTAGCTCTGGGAGAAAAATTAAACAAACTTGTAGTTGCTACAGGAGATGTCCACTTCATGGACCCGGAGGATGAGATATACAGACGTATACTGGAAGCAGGACAGGGATTTAAGGATGCAGATAATCAGGCTCCATTGTATTTGAAAACTACAGAGGAGATGCTTGAGGAATTTTCCTATTTGGGAAAAGAAAAGGCCTATGAGGTGGTAGTTACAAATACCAATAAGATATCAGATATGTGTGAGCCAATTAGCCCTATTTCACCGGAGAAATGTCCACCCCATATAGATGGCTGTGAACAGACTATTAAGGATATTGCTTATGAGAAGGCCCATGAACTGTATGGAGATCCACTTCCGGAAATTGTTCAGTCCAGGCTGGACAGGGAGCTGGAATCTATTATAAAAAATGGCTTTTCTGTAATGTATATTATTGCTCAAAAACTAGTATGGAAATCAAATGAAGATGGCTATCTAGTAGGTTCTAGGGGATCTGTTGGTTCCTCTTTTGTAGCAAATATGACTGGTATAACGGAAGTAAATTCTCTACCACCCCACTATAGGTGTCCTAAATGCAAGTATTCGGATTTTTCGGATTATGGCGTTAAAAATGGATTTGACTTACCGGATAAAGTGTGTCCCGTTTGTGGAGAAAAGCTAGCTAAGGATGGTATAGATATACCTTTTGAAACCTTTTTAGGCTTTAATGGAGATAAGGAGCCAGATATAGATTTAAACTTTTCAGGAGAATATCAGGCAAAGGCTCATAAATATACAGAAGTTATCTTTGGAAAGGGCACAACCTTTAAAGCTGGAACTATAGGTACTATAGCAGAAAAGACAGCTTTTGGTTACGTAAAGAAATATTTTGATGAAAAAAATGTTCCAGTAAACAAGGCAGAAATAACTAGAATTGCAGCAGGTTGTACAGGTATAAAAAGAACTACCGGACAGCATCCGGGAGGAATTATAGTTGTGCCAAAGGGACGTGAAATTTTTGAATTTTGTCCCGTACAGCATCCTGCAGATGATCCTAATTCAGATATTATAACTACACATTTTGATTATCACTCTATTGACCAGAACTTATTGAAGCTTGATATACTTGGACACGATGATCCCACAGTTATAAGAATGCTGCAGGATATAACTGGGGTGAATCCCCATGAGATACCTATGGATGATAAGGAAACTATGTCTATATTTTCATCTACAGAAGCTCTAGGAGTAACACCAGAGCAGATAAATTCTAAGGTAGGAACCTTTGGTATTCCTGAATTTGGTACTAAATTTGTAAGGGGAATGCTTGTAGATACAATGCCAAAAGCATTTTCTGATTTAATATGTATATCAGGACTTTCTCATGGTACCGATGTGTGGCTTGGAAATGCAAAGGACTTGATTGATGATGGAATAGTTACATTAAGTGAAGCTATATGTACCAGGGATGATATTATGATTTATCTTATCAAAAAAGGTTTGCCGCCAAATAGTTCCTTTAAGATAATGGAACTGGTACGTAAAGGAAAAGTATCGAAGCAGCCTGAAAAATGGGCAGAATATGAGGCTTTAATGAGGGAACACAAGGTACCGGAATGGTATATAGATTCCTGTAAAAAGATAAAATATATGTTTCCTAAAGCTCATGCCGCAGCTTATGTAATGATGGCATTTAGAATAGCCTGGTTTAAGGTTCACATACCTAAAGCTTATTATGCAGCATACTTCACTATTAGAGCAAAGGCTTTTGACAGTGAATTTATGATATTTGGAAAAGAAAAGGTTATAGAAAAGATGCGAGAAATTCAAATCATGGGTAATCAAGCTACCCCTAAGGATAAGGATATGTATGATGACTTAGAGATAGTTTTGGAAATGTACGAGAGGGGATTTAAATTCTTACCAATTGATTTATATAAATCTCATTCTACCAAATTTATAGTAGAGGAAGATGGCTTGAGACCACCTATAAATAGTATATCTGGCATGGGAAATATCGCAGCAGAAAGTATATTTAGTGCAGCACAAGAAGAGCCCTTCAGCTCTATAGAGGATGTAAAGAAACGTGCTAAGATTGGGAATTCTGCTGTAGATTTACTTAAAAAATTTGGCTGTTTAAAAGGTCTTCCAGAAAGTGATCAAATAAGTTTTTTTGATGTAATTTAA
- a CDS encoding heme-binding protein translates to MKINKKSFLALILSLMSVVPFSGCENTTGNNESKTTTEPATIEAKNTNIKVGRSIVNLALAKQITTAAEAKAKEIKVPMYITIDDADANLISINRMAGTILASEKISQSKAYTAVALKMPTSKLTSLSQPGSSLYGIQNNSNIIIFGGGFPLLLNGEVIGSIGVSGGSVEQDMQVAQAGLKKYKEIAEGLKSNSVITQSEASKNITGTKITDYGINVELARKMAIAVEKKSAEIGVPMWFSAVDKGGNLILEQRMEEALLASREISLNKAYTAATLKLPTDEVSKLSQPGAPLFGVQSVSRMITFGGGYPLSYNGKVIGGVGVSGGSVEQDMQVAQAAMDVYNAELKK, encoded by the coding sequence ATGAAAATAAATAAAAAATCATTTCTTGCATTAATTTTATCACTTATGTCTGTAGTACCTTTTTCTGGCTGTGAAAATACTACTGGAAACAATGAATCAAAAACTACTACAGAACCTGCAACAATTGAAGCCAAAAATACTAATATCAAAGTAGGCCGATCTATTGTAAATTTAGCTCTTGCAAAACAAATTACTACCGCAGCCGAGGCAAAAGCAAAAGAGATAAAGGTTCCTATGTATATTACTATTGACGATGCTGATGCAAACTTAATTTCTATTAATAGAATGGCTGGAACAATTTTAGCTAGTGAAAAAATATCACAGAGTAAAGCATATACTGCCGTTGCACTAAAAATGCCAACTAGTAAACTTACATCTCTCTCTCAACCAGGATCATCTTTATATGGTATACAAAATAATAGCAATATAATTATTTTTGGTGGAGGTTTCCCTCTACTACTAAATGGCGAAGTTATTGGTTCTATTGGTGTAAGCGGTGGTTCTGTTGAACAAGACATGCAAGTAGCTCAAGCTGGTTTAAAAAAATATAAAGAAATTGCTGAAGGCTTGAAGAGCAACTCTGTAATAACACAATCAGAGGCATCTAAAAATATAACTGGCACTAAAATAACTGATTATGGAATTAATGTTGAACTAGCCAGAAAAATGGCTATTGCAGTTGAGAAAAAATCTGCTGAAATCGGTGTACCAATGTGGTTCTCCGCAGTAGACAAAGGCGGTAATCTAATTTTAGAGCAAAGAATGGAAGAAGCTTTGCTGGCAAGTAGAGAAATTTCATTAAACAAAGCATATACAGCAGCTACTCTTAAGCTTCCAACAGACGAAGTTTCAAAACTTTCCCAACCTGGAGCTCCTCTATTTGGTGTCCAGTCTGTTTCTAGAATGATCACCTTTGGAGGTGGATATCCACTTTCATATAACGGAAAAGTTATAGGTGGTGTTGGTGTAAGCGGCGGATCTGTTGAACAAGACATGCAAGTAGCTCAAGCTGCTATGGATGTATACAATGCAGAATTGAAAAAATAG